The Carnobacterium mobile DSM 4848 genome includes a window with the following:
- the cydD gene encoding thiol reductant ABC exporter subunit CydD codes for MMDKRLLGLSGMKKIMILLAGVSFLQAFMIIFQARFLALSITGLWNGEGLAAQTKVILLFFLSFAGRHFLTLVRENILDKFAYQKGKELRKELLNQVFSLGPKVVQKAGTGSVVTLALEGIRQVENYITLFLSKMMNMMIIPWIVLVYVFTLDKDSGVTMIVVFPIIILFMVILGYAAQSKADRQYATYKVLSNHFVDALQGLETLKLLGLSKKYSRNVHSVSENYRKATMSTLKVAIMSTFALDFFTTLSIALIALVLGLRLLEGIMLLLPALTVLILSPEFFLPVREFSSDYHATLDGKNAMAAILDILEIEVPTETTVLPAEKAKWDETSEITIKGMSVSHDKESQPALTEIDFSWKGYGKIGLIGASGSGKSTFIDTIGGFLQPSEGVSIELNGVEIPHFAQRNWQKEIIYIPQNPYLFHDTLANNIRFYMPQASDEAVVEAAKKAGLAEFIKELPNGIHTLIGESGRALSGGQAQRVSIARAFLDPERKILLFDEPTAHLDIETEVALKESILPLMEQHFVLFSTHRLHWTNEMDYVLVLDHGRIVDAGTHEELLAENGPYVDLMNQMRGEKPHV; via the coding sequence ATGATGGATAAACGTTTATTGGGTTTATCTGGCATGAAAAAAATAATGATCTTGCTTGCAGGGGTTTCTTTCCTGCAAGCTTTTATGATTATTTTTCAGGCTCGATTTTTAGCCCTTTCAATTACCGGTTTATGGAATGGAGAAGGACTGGCAGCTCAAACAAAAGTGATTCTTTTATTTTTCTTGTCTTTTGCAGGCCGCCATTTTTTAACGTTGGTTCGAGAAAATATCTTAGATAAATTTGCTTATCAAAAAGGAAAAGAATTAAGAAAAGAATTATTAAATCAGGTCTTTTCATTAGGGCCGAAAGTCGTGCAAAAAGCTGGAACAGGCAGTGTGGTAACTCTGGCGTTAGAAGGTATTCGCCAAGTAGAAAATTACATTACGTTGTTTCTTTCCAAAATGATGAATATGATGATTATTCCATGGATCGTTTTAGTATATGTTTTTACATTAGATAAAGACTCAGGAGTTACAATGATCGTCGTTTTCCCGATCATTATTTTATTTATGGTGATTTTAGGTTATGCCGCTCAAAGTAAAGCGGACCGGCAGTATGCTACCTACAAAGTATTATCCAATCATTTTGTTGATGCATTGCAAGGCTTGGAAACTTTAAAATTATTAGGGCTAAGTAAAAAATACAGTCGAAATGTTCATAGCGTTAGTGAAAATTATCGCAAAGCTACCATGAGCACTTTAAAAGTTGCGATAATGTCTACCTTTGCTTTAGATTTCTTTACAACATTATCCATCGCCTTGATTGCCTTAGTTTTGGGCTTGCGTTTATTAGAAGGAATTATGTTATTGCTTCCAGCTTTAACCGTTCTTATTTTATCGCCTGAGTTTTTCTTGCCGGTTAGAGAATTTTCCAGTGATTACCATGCAACATTGGACGGTAAGAATGCAATGGCAGCTATACTTGATATTTTAGAAATTGAAGTTCCAACAGAAACGACGGTTTTGCCTGCTGAGAAAGCAAAGTGGGATGAAACAAGTGAAATAACAATTAAAGGTATGAGCGTCAGTCATGATAAAGAAAGCCAACCGGCATTAACAGAAATTGATTTTAGCTGGAAAGGTTATGGAAAAATCGGTTTAATTGGTGCCAGCGGTTCAGGAAAGTCTACTTTTATTGATACCATTGGCGGATTTCTGCAACCGAGTGAAGGAGTGTCTATTGAGTTGAACGGGGTAGAAATCCCTCATTTTGCTCAACGGAATTGGCAGAAAGAGATTATTTATATTCCGCAAAATCCTTACCTTTTCCACGATACATTAGCTAATAATATTCGATTTTATATGCCTCAAGCTTCTGATGAAGCAGTAGTAGAAGCTGCAAAAAAAGCTGGGCTGGCTGAATTTATTAAAGAACTGCCGAATGGTATTCATACGTTGATTGGGGAAAGCGGCAGAGCATTGAGCGGTGGACAAGCTCAGCGTGTTTCGATTGCCCGGGCTTTTCTAGATCCAGAACGAAAAATTTTATTATTTGATGAGCCAACAGCACACTTAGATATTGAAACGGAAGTGGCTTTGAAAGAAAGTATTTTACCGTTAATGGAGCAGCATTTTGTCTTATTCTCTACTCACCGATTGCATTGGACCAATGAAATGGACTATGTCCTGGTGCTGGATCATGGGCGGATAGTAGATGCCGGGACTCATGAAGAATTATTAGCAGAAAATGGCCCTTATGTCGATTTAATGAATCAAATGAGAGGAGAAAAGCCGCATGTATAA